In a single window of the Gemmatimonadales bacterium genome:
- a CDS encoding 2-oxo acid dehydrogenase subunit E2: MAELIAITAPADQAEGTEMVVGTWLKKVGESVTQNEPLLEITTDKVTVEIAAPATGTLREILKSADQPIVAGEVLGRIEVGAAAAADPTPSHGPTSSDQPASAAPEQTPAVRRLLAKHALDASAIRGTGRGGRITVQDVEAHVASGAGTTTNAEPGTSPSRKVPHTGMRRSIAQHMVQSVAVAPHVTTVFEADLSAIVADREAHRADFEMDGVKLTYTAYFIRASVAALQAVPEVNSRWHDDALELFGDCNIGVATALPQGGLILPVIHCAQTLDLRATAKRLQDLTQRARAGALDPKDVQHGTFSISNHGVSGSLVAAPIIIPQPQSAILGVGKVERRPVARMREGVEVVEVRPMCYVTLTIDHRVLDGYQANAFLARWVEEIEGWS, translated from the coding sequence CAGGCAGAAGGTACCGAGATGGTCGTGGGGACGTGGCTCAAGAAGGTGGGCGAGTCCGTCACCCAGAACGAGCCGCTGCTCGAGATCACGACCGACAAGGTGACGGTCGAGATCGCGGCCCCCGCCACCGGCACCCTCCGTGAGATCCTCAAGTCGGCGGACCAGCCGATCGTGGCGGGGGAGGTCCTCGGTCGCATCGAAGTGGGTGCGGCCGCAGCGGCTGATCCCACTCCGTCGCATGGACCCACCTCGAGCGACCAGCCCGCGTCAGCGGCCCCCGAGCAGACCCCCGCCGTCCGCCGGCTGCTCGCCAAGCATGCTCTCGACGCGTCGGCCATCCGTGGCACAGGCCGTGGCGGGCGGATCACGGTGCAGGACGTGGAGGCGCACGTCGCCTCGGGCGCGGGCACGACAACCAACGCCGAGCCAGGCACCTCCCCCAGCCGGAAGGTGCCCCACACCGGGATGCGGCGCAGCATCGCCCAGCATATGGTCCAGAGCGTCGCGGTGGCGCCGCACGTCACCACGGTGTTCGAGGCCGATCTCTCCGCGATCGTGGCCGACCGGGAGGCCCACCGCGCCGACTTCGAAATGGACGGGGTCAAGCTCACCTACACCGCCTATTTCATCCGCGCCAGCGTCGCCGCGCTGCAGGCCGTGCCGGAGGTGAACAGCCGGTGGCACGACGACGCGCTGGAGCTGTTCGGCGACTGCAACATCGGAGTCGCCACCGCACTCCCGCAGGGCGGCCTCATCCTGCCCGTCATCCACTGCGCCCAGACGCTCGACCTGCGCGCCACCGCGAAGCGGCTGCAAGACCTGACCCAGCGAGCCCGAGCCGGCGCGCTCGATCCCAAGGACGTGCAGCACGGGACCTTCTCAATCTCGAACCACGGCGTGAGCGGCAGTCTCGTCGCGGCGCCGATCATCATTCCGCAGCCCCAATCGGCGATCCTGGGCGTCGGCAAGGTGGAGCGGCGGCCGGTGGCGCGGATGCGAGAGGGAGTGGAGGTGGTGGAGGTGCGCCCGATGTGCTACGTCACACTCACCATCGACCATCGCGTGCTCGACGGCTATCAGGCGAACGCATTCCTGGCCCGCTGGGTAGAGGAGATCGAGGGTTGGAGTTGA